The genomic DNA GCTGCAGGGTTCCGGCTTACAACCCTGGTTATAGGGGTAATAAAAAGCATGATGAGGAAAACACCCATAAGTGATCATTACTGGAAATTGAAGGATTCTCTAGCATTGCTTGCAATTGCCATAGTCTTAATCTTTATTGCAGCCATTATTGAAGCTAATATTACCATATCTGTGGGAAATTACATTACCAATTTAAATTTATCAGTTTCTGGCATATAATTCAAGAAAAAAAGTTGATAATGAATGAGGGAGTTGACTTTGCTAAACTGGCAGAAGAGTTTTTCATGGACATTTTTTTAGACATGTAATGATTATCCAAAATTATATTGTTAATTGAAATAATATAATAATAGTAATTAACAGGATCACGTTTACATCAAACAATATATCATTCTAACTCAAATAAGATTTAAAGGGGGGATATAATGAATAAGAGAAATATTCTTATTTTAATAGTGGTGGTGCTGCTAATTATGGTTGTTGCAGTTGGATACTTCCTAATGCAGTCATTAAGCAACGTTACTCCAAACGTTACCAACAACACCACTACTAACAACACTATCCAGGTTAATGTACAGCAGAATCAGGCTAACCAAACTCAATCCAATTTTATATCTGCATCCAAAGCTAAATCAATCGCATCTAACTATTTAACTTCTGATTCTAAGAATGTGAATTTAGAAGCAGGTACTCCATCATTAAAAGGAAGTGTATATTATGTTCCAATGGTTGTGGCTAATGATTATTCACAATCCGCTAAAGGAACAGTTGTGGGTTATGTTAAAGTAGATGCTAAAACCGGCACAGTATTGGGGACAGAAACTTGGGATATTGAAACAGGTGAATCCATAGAAGAACCACCTTAGTACTGCAATGGGGATTCTTAGATTAATCAACCAAAACCGCCTAAAAACATTATAATGGCTGAAATTGTAGTATGTTCAACGGTAAGTCCACTTCAACCGGAGAAATATGCCCTATAAATTAATAACGCTGGAAGGGCCATTAATATTAAAACAGCCACAATGGAAAGTATGAGTAACCAAGTCCTGTCAGATGTTTTTTCCTTTTTTATTCCTTCATCAGCAGGGATATAATCCTGTCTACGCTTCAGATCATAACTTGAAAGATAGTACCCTATTTCACCACCACAATGGCAC from Methanobacterium sp. Maddingley MBC34 includes the following:
- a CDS encoding hypothetical protein (PFAM: Uncharacterized protein conserved in bacteria (DUF2140); Peptidase propeptide and YPEB domain); this translates as MNKRNILILIVVVLLIMVVAVGYFLMQSLSNVTPNVTNNTTTNNTIQVNVQQNQANQTQSNFISASKAKSIASNYLTSDSKNVNLEAGTPSLKGSVYYVPMVVANDYSQSAKGTVVGYVKVDAKTGTVLGTETWDIETGESIEEPP